A part of Deinococcus cellulosilyticus NBRC 106333 = KACC 11606 genomic DNA contains:
- a CDS encoding class II fructose-bisphosphate aldolase: MKIPGSSTLSDILPHAQKHGYGVAAFSARYLACIRPVMEAAQELQSPVIVEISQRELGWFQLTPMQFRNELAKVVRELNVTVPFCLHLDHSWELNVIQDAIDAGFNSVMIDASSRPFTENVALTRIVVDMAHRAGVSVEAELGKLTTTDKMESENDEEMYTDPEEAQHFVELTGCDALAVSIGTAHGVYPVKNPKIDFDRLRAIRQRVGDLPIVLHGGSGLPPETVHTAMQIPEGGTTKMNIATDLEVALLAAMGGLERMTSAELDALDPELRAKGRQAVKDTAIDKIRNFVRSENRAWENTH, encoded by the coding sequence ATGAAAATCCCTGGAAGTTCGACCCTGAGTGACATCCTGCCCCACGCCCAGAAGCATGGCTATGGTGTGGCGGCTTTTTCTGCCCGTTACCTCGCCTGCATCCGGCCTGTCATGGAAGCAGCCCAGGAGCTCCAGTCTCCGGTGATTGTGGAAATCAGCCAGCGTGAACTGGGCTGGTTTCAGCTGACGCCCATGCAGTTCCGCAACGAACTCGCAAAAGTGGTGCGTGAACTGAACGTGACGGTGCCTTTCTGTTTGCACCTGGACCACAGCTGGGAACTGAACGTTATTCAGGACGCCATTGACGCCGGATTCAACAGTGTGATGATCGATGCCTCCTCCAGGCCCTTCACAGAAAACGTGGCCCTGACCCGCATTGTGGTGGACATGGCCCACAGGGCAGGGGTCAGTGTGGAGGCCGAACTCGGCAAACTCACCACCACCGACAAAATGGAGTCCGAGAACGACGAGGAAATGTACACCGATCCCGAGGAAGCCCAGCATTTTGTCGAACTGACTGGGTGTGATGCCCTGGCGGTCAGCATCGGAACGGCGCACGGTGTCTACCCAGTGAAAAATCCCAAAATTGACTTTGATCGTCTGCGTGCCATTCGTCAAAGGGTGGGAGACCTTCCTATCGTGCTGCACGGAGGTTCAGGCCTGCCTCCCGAAACCGTGCACACCGCCATGCAGATTCCTGAGGGGGGCACCACCAAGATGAACATCGCCACCGATCTGGAAGTGGCCCTGCTTGCTGCCATGGGTGGACTTGAGCGCATGACCAGTGCAGAACTGGACGCCCTGGACCCGGAGCTTCGAGCAAAAGGCCGCCAGGCTGTGAAGGACACTGCCATCGACAAGATCCGAAACTTTGTCAGATCTGAGAACCGGGCATGGGAAAACACTCACTGA
- a CDS encoding aspartate/glutamate racemase family protein, producing MKTLAVLHTTPVTVQTMKDLHAKLKPEVRLVNILDDSLLSDVMQAGAPTAEVQYRMLSYARNAQVAGADAVMCACSSVGEVVEALRPELKVPFLRVDEPMAQEAARLGKRIGVIATVNTTLEPTARLVERQGDVEVEKVLVEGAYQALVSGNSERHDELVRTALLRLLDRVDVVVLAQASMARVVSTLNPAPAKPVLSSPESGLKKALESL from the coding sequence ATGAAAACCCTCGCTGTCCTGCACACCACCCCCGTGACCGTGCAGACCATGAAGGACCTGCACGCAAAACTCAAACCCGAAGTCAGGCTGGTGAACATCCTGGACGACAGCCTGCTCTCAGACGTGATGCAGGCGGGTGCACCCACTGCAGAAGTTCAGTACCGCATGCTCTCCTACGCCCGCAATGCCCAGGTGGCAGGGGCAGACGCCGTGATGTGTGCCTGTTCCTCGGTGGGAGAGGTGGTGGAGGCCCTCAGGCCCGAACTGAAAGTGCCCTTTCTGAGGGTGGATGAACCCATGGCCCAGGAAGCCGCCCGACTCGGAAAGCGCATCGGGGTCATTGCCACTGTCAACACCACCCTGGAACCCACTGCCAGACTGGTGGAACGTCAGGGAGATGTGGAGGTTGAAAAAGTGCTGGTGGAAGGGGCCTATCAGGCCCTGGTCTCCGGCAACAGTGAGCGCCATGACGAACTGGTCCGCACCGCCCTGCTCAGGCTTCTGGACCGGGTGGATGTGGTGGTCCTCGCCCAGGCCAGCATGGCCCGTGTGGTCAGCACCCTCAATCCTGCCCCCGCAAAACCTGTGCTCAGCAGTCCTGAAAGTGGTCTCAAAAAAGCACTGGAGTCCCTATGA
- a CDS encoding alpha-mannosidase produces MTTEQKTYTVHMYHHTHWDREWWSTLQRFRFRLVHTIDRILDTVEQNEDFTNFVLDGQTIVLKDYLEVRPQQLERLKTHINSGKLFVGPWHILPDEFLVSGEATIRNLWLGERTVRSLGIKKSMVGYLPDQFGHIAQMPQILQGFGVDNAIVWRGFGAPPLGQEDGTGDQGKDYYLFPKARNSDVFPGRMQNEFWWEAPNGTRVLGIFLPLEYYRSHFKEDPENPEWTHDQTVGRAMRTLNHLKAFAATDYILEPMGGDHLNVDPRLPRLLKTINAEIGKAGFRYEQTSLDQFIQNVKTQQDRISVVWKGEGRAFGRKAHILPGVFSARLYLKQYNYKTQTELERYAEPLQAITWTLGERYEQDYLWLAWDRLIQNHPHDSICGCSIDAVHREMIPRFEEALQIGQLLKEDSLQVLANRVRATFSEPDDLVFVVFNPLNWNRTDQVVLTLNPHLEVRPEEWALIGENGQEIPFQVRQARSPYEKAESFPWLGIKDPQQHDMDSVTELYFVAEDLPGVGYRTYALRKLADPRPSHRIRPYTILGNVALHKGNEAITDLAVGPRVLENRFLKVTVNEKDGSLTLEDRETGHVYEGLNQFVDGGDNGDTYNYGWPLGDLEFSTRDLRPHIQVLEAGAASSTLRVTWKLKLPASISENRQNRSDSYTDFELHSDITLHAGVKRVDIRTHFVNTAKDHRLRAVFPLGRKIERSSAESQFCVVDRPARLPEDQRGSGEPAVHEHPQMAFVSVTDGEKGLSILNRGLPEFSADEEGNVFLTVLRAVGYLSREDFLTRVGGAGPTSATPDAQTLGPCEAEYSIYPHAGTWEEAQTVRVAHAYNAPLVANTRVSQIVPLRNQHLTVNATLPDSGSFLKVEGNALLTALKRAEDQEALVVRLVNQSSKAESVTLKPLQTLKAAFLTNMLEQPTESLSVLEGAVTLDIQPWQIVTVLLEVE; encoded by the coding sequence GTGACCACCGAACAGAAAACCTACACCGTCCACATGTACCACCACACCCACTGGGACCGCGAGTGGTGGAGCACCCTGCAACGCTTCCGTTTCCGTCTGGTGCACACCATTGACCGGATTCTGGACACCGTGGAGCAGAACGAGGATTTCACGAATTTTGTGCTGGACGGTCAGACCATCGTGCTCAAAGACTACCTGGAGGTGCGTCCTCAGCAACTGGAGCGCTTAAAGACCCACATCAATTCCGGGAAACTCTTTGTGGGCCCCTGGCACATCCTCCCTGATGAGTTTCTGGTGTCTGGTGAGGCCACCATCCGCAACCTGTGGCTCGGAGAGCGCACCGTGCGGAGCCTGGGCATCAAGAAGAGCATGGTCGGTTACCTACCTGACCAGTTTGGTCACATTGCTCAGATGCCCCAGATCCTGCAGGGGTTCGGGGTGGACAATGCCATTGTGTGGCGCGGATTTGGTGCCCCTCCTCTGGGCCAGGAGGATGGGACCGGAGACCAGGGCAAGGACTATTACCTGTTCCCCAAAGCCCGCAACAGCGACGTGTTCCCCGGGAGAATGCAGAACGAATTCTGGTGGGAGGCACCCAACGGAACTCGCGTGCTGGGGATTTTCCTGCCCCTGGAATACTACCGCAGCCATTTCAAAGAGGACCCTGAAAACCCAGAGTGGACCCACGACCAGACGGTGGGCCGGGCCATGCGAACCCTCAACCATCTGAAGGCTTTTGCAGCCACCGACTACATTCTGGAACCGATGGGCGGAGACCACCTCAATGTGGACCCCAGACTGCCCAGACTGCTGAAAACCATCAACGCTGAAATTGGCAAGGCAGGTTTCAGGTACGAGCAGACCAGCCTGGACCAGTTCATCCAGAATGTGAAAACCCAGCAGGACCGCATTTCCGTGGTCTGGAAAGGTGAAGGGCGTGCATTTGGTCGCAAGGCGCACATCCTGCCCGGGGTGTTCAGTGCCCGCCTCTACCTCAAACAGTACAATTACAAAACCCAGACCGAACTGGAGCGCTATGCAGAGCCCCTTCAGGCCATCACCTGGACCCTCGGGGAGCGTTACGAGCAGGACTACCTGTGGCTCGCCTGGGACAGGCTGATCCAGAACCACCCCCACGACAGCATCTGTGGCTGCAGCATTGACGCTGTACACCGGGAAATGATTCCCAGATTTGAAGAAGCCCTGCAGATCGGGCAACTGCTGAAAGAAGACAGCCTGCAGGTCCTGGCAAACCGGGTCCGTGCCACCTTCAGTGAGCCAGATGATCTGGTCTTTGTGGTGTTCAATCCGCTGAACTGGAACCGCACCGATCAGGTGGTGCTCACCCTCAACCCCCATCTGGAGGTCAGGCCCGAAGAGTGGGCACTCATTGGTGAGAATGGGCAGGAGATTCCCTTTCAGGTTCGTCAGGCTCGCAGTCCGTATGAAAAAGCGGAGTCCTTCCCCTGGCTCGGGATCAAGGACCCGCAGCAGCATGACATGGACAGCGTTACAGAGCTGTACTTCGTGGCAGAGGACCTGCCTGGAGTGGGTTACCGCACCTATGCCCTGCGCAAGCTTGCTGACCCCAGACCTTCCCACCGCATCCGGCCCTACACCATTCTCGGGAATGTGGCCCTGCACAAGGGAAACGAGGCCATCACGGATCTGGCCGTGGGTCCCAGGGTTCTTGAAAACCGCTTTCTGAAAGTCACTGTGAACGAAAAAGACGGCAGCCTGACCCTTGAAGACCGGGAAACGGGCCATGTTTACGAGGGCCTCAACCAGTTTGTGGATGGGGGCGACAACGGAGACACCTACAACTACGGCTGGCCTCTGGGCGATCTGGAATTCAGCACCCGTGACCTGAGACCCCACATTCAGGTGCTGGAAGCTGGAGCAGCAAGTTCCACCCTGCGTGTCACCTGGAAACTGAAACTGCCTGCCTCCATCAGTGAAAACCGCCAGAACCGCAGCGACAGTTACACCGATTTCGAGCTGCACAGTGACATCACCCTCCATGCCGGTGTGAAGCGGGTGGACATCCGAACCCATTTTGTGAACACCGCAAAAGACCACAGGCTCAGAGCCGTGTTTCCTCTTGGACGGAAAATTGAGAGATCCAGTGCGGAAAGCCAGTTCTGTGTGGTGGACCGCCCTGCAAGACTCCCTGAAGACCAGAGGGGCAGCGGCGAACCTGCCGTGCACGAGCATCCCCAGATGGCTTTCGTCAGTGTGACAGATGGGGAGAAGGGCCTCAGCATCCTCAACCGTGGTCTGCCTGAATTCAGTGCCGATGAGGAAGGGAATGTCTTCCTGACCGTGCTGCGTGCGGTGGGCTACCTGTCCCGCGAGGACTTCCTGACCCGTGTAGGAGGTGCAGGTCCCACCAGTGCCACCCCCGACGCCCAGACCCTGGGACCCTGCGAGGCCGAGTACAGCATCTATCCTCACGCTGGAACCTGGGAAGAAGCCCAGACGGTGCGCGTGGCCCATGCCTACAATGCACCTCTGGTGGCCAACACCCGTGTGAGCCAGATTGTGCCCCTCAGAAACCAGCACCTGACCGTGAATGCCACCCTCCCGGACTCTGGCAGTTTCCTGAAAGTGGAAGGAAACGCACTGCTCACCGCCCTGAAACGTGCTGAAGATCAGGAAGCCCTGGTGGTCCGTCTGGTCAACCAGAGCAGCAAGGCAGAAAGTGTGACCCTCAAACCCCTGCAAACCCTGAAAGCGGCCTTTCTCACCAACATGCTGGAACAGCCCACCGAAAGCCTGTCCGTGCTGGAAGGCGCCGTGACCCTGGACATCCAGCCCTGGCAGATTGTGACCGTGCTTCTGGAGGTCGAATGA
- a CDS encoding alpha-mannosidase, protein MNPRSKDITITLIGHAHIDPVWLWDWREGYETVKATFRSALDRLQENQDMVFVHSSVAQYAWMENHPRLLQEIRDAVQRGQWEPVGGWWVEPDVNLPHGEALARQGVYGQRELERLVGRKAKVAFLPDSFGHPSTLPQLFEQSGLASFVFMRPSAGEIDLPSNLFRWKGSDGTEILSWHVECYNTNPKFIDSSLERNLHWRPEYLQEWAGLFGVGNHGGGPTRKAIESIRQLNNTEFWPTLKLGSLEGFMDRMGQVEHPTFDGELQHHARGCYAADSEIKRLNRKAEHALMTAEKLCSMAVQYGLTYPKAELTKAWKRLLFNQFHDILAGSSIESAYQDARIEMGEALAIASQWGFTAMQTIADQVDTRLRGTEVEEVIRSTRWDFSGWVTDYGDGVPVIVFNPSSHERSETIHVELNDWHTDDVHVMDEAGNSIYHQLTTPESASGGRPRILFHVTVPPMGYRMYRVIDRPGEVVPETAPMLNVTDTVLENQWWRLEFNPRTGTLQSLRDKTHDVELLAGAGAQYLIIDEPTDTWGHGIKSMRHLAGVLTCERLAVLERGPVRATMRAHLRYGNSTGHQDISIYRESPQIDGTGNIEWHEKHMALQLAFPLTLTDTTATYEVPYGSMVRPADGEEEPVQSWLDVSGTLRDHRGIQKKAGVALLNDSKYSASVLGGDIRLSVLRSPVYAHHDPAKLSPDIKYAYQDQGQQSFRWSLVPHAGDWKAAQVPQKAHALNVPLPFVREYVHGGDAPAQQSFLSVEASNVVVSAWKQAEDSTDAIVRLHETSGQDTETTLQFQGRTLPVKLRAHQVLGLKITPDGVSTVNFLEEDHA, encoded by the coding sequence ATGAACCCCAGAAGCAAAGACATCACCATCACCCTGATCGGCCATGCCCACATTGACCCCGTGTGGCTCTGGGACTGGCGTGAAGGCTACGAAACCGTGAAAGCCACCTTCAGAAGCGCACTGGACAGACTCCAAGAAAACCAGGACATGGTTTTCGTGCATTCCAGTGTGGCCCAGTACGCCTGGATGGAAAACCACCCCCGTCTGCTGCAGGAAATCCGGGACGCAGTGCAGCGTGGACAGTGGGAACCTGTGGGCGGCTGGTGGGTGGAACCCGATGTCAACCTGCCTCATGGTGAGGCCCTCGCCAGACAGGGGGTGTATGGCCAGCGTGAACTCGAAAGGCTGGTCGGACGCAAGGCAAAAGTCGCTTTCCTGCCAGACTCCTTCGGTCACCCCTCCACCCTGCCCCAGCTTTTTGAGCAGTCAGGTCTGGCTTCTTTCGTGTTCATGCGGCCCAGCGCAGGGGAAATTGACCTGCCCAGCAACCTGTTTCGCTGGAAAGGATCAGACGGCACCGAAATCCTCAGCTGGCATGTGGAGTGCTACAACACCAACCCCAAATTCATCGACTCCAGTCTGGAGCGCAACCTGCACTGGCGACCCGAATACCTGCAGGAATGGGCAGGTCTCTTTGGAGTGGGCAACCACGGAGGAGGCCCCACCAGAAAGGCCATCGAGAGCATCCGGCAACTGAACAACACCGAATTCTGGCCCACCCTGAAACTCGGCAGTCTTGAAGGCTTCATGGACCGCATGGGGCAGGTGGAGCACCCCACTTTTGACGGAGAACTCCAGCACCATGCCAGAGGATGTTACGCAGCAGACAGCGAGATCAAACGCTTAAACCGCAAAGCAGAACACGCCCTGATGACCGCAGAAAAGCTGTGCAGCATGGCAGTCCAGTATGGTCTGACCTATCCGAAAGCAGAGCTCACAAAAGCCTGGAAACGCCTGCTTTTCAACCAGTTCCATGACATCCTGGCTGGAAGCAGCATCGAAAGCGCCTATCAGGACGCCAGAATCGAGATGGGCGAGGCCCTTGCCATTGCAAGCCAGTGGGGATTCACGGCCATGCAAACCATTGCCGATCAGGTGGACACCCGACTGCGTGGAACCGAAGTGGAGGAGGTCATCCGCTCCACACGCTGGGATTTTTCCGGCTGGGTCACGGATTACGGGGATGGGGTTCCAGTTATTGTTTTCAACCCCAGCAGCCATGAGCGCAGCGAGACCATCCACGTCGAACTCAACGACTGGCACACCGACGATGTGCACGTGATGGATGAGGCCGGAAACAGCATCTACCACCAGCTGACCACCCCGGAAAGTGCCTCTGGAGGCCGTCCCAGAATCCTCTTTCATGTGACGGTTCCTCCGATGGGTTACCGCATGTACCGGGTGATTGACCGCCCGGGTGAAGTGGTGCCCGAAACCGCCCCCATGCTGAACGTCACCGACACCGTGCTGGAAAACCAGTGGTGGCGTCTGGAATTCAACCCCAGAACCGGAACCCTGCAGTCCCTCAGGGACAAAACCCACGATGTGGAACTGCTGGCCGGGGCAGGGGCACAATATCTCATCATCGACGAACCCACCGACACCTGGGGACACGGCATCAAGAGCATGCGGCACCTTGCGGGGGTTCTCACCTGCGAGCGCCTGGCAGTGCTGGAACGGGGCCCGGTGCGGGCCACCATGCGGGCCCACCTGCGTTACGGGAATTCCACTGGGCATCAGGACATCTCAATCTACCGGGAAAGCCCCCAGATCGATGGCACAGGAAACATCGAGTGGCACGAAAAACACATGGCCCTGCAACTGGCATTTCCGCTCACCCTCACCGACACCACCGCCACTTATGAGGTGCCTTATGGCTCCATGGTTCGTCCTGCAGATGGGGAAGAAGAACCTGTGCAATCCTGGCTGGATGTTTCAGGAACTTTAAGGGACCACAGGGGCATCCAGAAAAAAGCGGGAGTCGCCCTGCTGAACGACAGCAAGTATTCTGCAAGTGTGCTCGGAGGGGACATCAGGCTGTCTGTGCTGCGCAGTCCAGTCTACGCCCACCACGACCCTGCGAAACTCAGTCCAGACATCAAATACGCTTACCAGGACCAGGGGCAGCAAAGCTTCAGGTGGAGCCTCGTGCCACACGCAGGAGACTGGAAGGCTGCGCAGGTGCCCCAGAAAGCCCACGCCCTGAATGTTCCCCTGCCTTTCGTGCGGGAATACGTGCACGGTGGAGATGCCCCTGCACAGCAGTCTTTCCTGTCCGTCGAGGCCTCAAACGTGGTGGTCTCTGCCTGGAAACAGGCCGAAGACAGCACAGACGCCATTGTGCGCCTGCACGAAACCAGCGGTCAGGACACCGAAACCACCCTTCAATTTCAGGGCAGAACCCTGCCCGTCAAACTTCGTGCCCATCAGGTGCTGGGCCTGAAAATCACCCCCGATGGGGTGAGCACCGTGAACTTCCTGGAGGAGGACCATGCCTGA
- a CDS encoding glycoside hydrolase family 2 protein has translation MPDFYPRPLLKRNLWHSLNGPWQFAFSAEKHLKNVGFDRVIQVPYAPETPSSGIHDESYHPSLWYQREVQVPQDLQPGENERLVLHFGAVDETAHVFVNGISLGKHEGGYTPFSFDITDHVSEGRFTLSVHAVDDPLNLNVPRGKQDWQEAPHAIWYPRTSGIWQTVWLEKVPAVHITRIQWTPDVSKFTLKLKVEFSEPVVGDLRIEVEDLIADTYQVRGKVLERTLHFPDPGLDDPRDDLLWFPEHPRLLHALLTLTTRTGTDAVASYTAMRSFGTKGRRFMLNGRPYGLRLVLDQGYWKGGGMTATSEQLRLDVELSRRLGFNGVRKHQKIESPEFLRWCDELGLLVWEELPSHYAFSDQAVKKATQTWTEAIERDISHPCIVVWVPFNESWGLPELAENPVTRHYQHALYHLTHTLDGTRPVSANDGWEQVTGDLYSIHDYESNPENIFARYQSPESIEKTSWQLWPGGRQQRLETFNADHKPVMLTEFGGIAFMTEGGWGYSKATTPEEFHRQYDALLKAVRKAMDLKGLHGFCYTQLTDTYQEQNGLLTMAREPKIPFEDLHLSTRGEFDAQNPLGYSRRWLNRGR, from the coding sequence ATGCCTGACTTCTACCCCAGACCCCTGCTGAAAAGAAACCTCTGGCACAGCCTGAACGGCCCCTGGCAATTTGCGTTCAGTGCGGAGAAACACCTGAAGAATGTAGGGTTTGATCGGGTCATTCAGGTGCCCTACGCCCCCGAAACCCCCAGCAGTGGCATTCACGATGAGTCGTACCACCCGAGCCTGTGGTACCAGCGTGAAGTGCAGGTGCCACAGGACCTGCAGCCCGGTGAAAATGAGCGTCTGGTCCTGCATTTCGGGGCTGTGGATGAAACTGCCCATGTGTTTGTAAATGGCATTTCTCTGGGAAAGCACGAAGGAGGGTACACCCCTTTCTCCTTCGACATCACAGATCATGTTTCTGAGGGTAGATTTACCCTGTCCGTGCACGCTGTGGACGACCCTCTGAACCTGAATGTGCCCAGGGGCAAACAGGACTGGCAGGAGGCCCCCCACGCCATCTGGTACCCCAGAACCTCAGGTATCTGGCAGACCGTCTGGCTGGAAAAAGTGCCTGCAGTGCACATCACCCGCATCCAGTGGACCCCGGATGTCTCAAAATTCACCCTGAAACTCAAAGTGGAATTCAGTGAACCCGTGGTGGGTGACCTCAGGATTGAGGTTGAGGACCTGATTGCAGACACGTATCAGGTCAGAGGAAAAGTGCTGGAACGCACCTTGCACTTTCCCGATCCCGGTCTGGATGATCCCAGAGACGACCTGCTGTGGTTTCCAGAACACCCCAGGCTGCTGCATGCCCTGCTCACCCTCACCACCAGAACAGGAACAGATGCTGTTGCGTCTTACACCGCCATGCGCTCTTTTGGCACAAAGGGCCGCAGGTTCATGCTGAATGGTCGGCCTTACGGGCTGCGTCTGGTGCTCGATCAGGGGTACTGGAAAGGCGGGGGCATGACCGCCACCAGTGAACAGCTTCGGCTGGATGTGGAACTTTCCCGCAGACTGGGATTCAACGGGGTGCGCAAACACCAGAAGATCGAGAGCCCGGAATTCCTGCGCTGGTGCGACGAACTGGGTCTGCTCGTCTGGGAAGAACTCCCCAGCCATTACGCTTTCAGCGATCAGGCAGTGAAAAAAGCCACGCAGACCTGGACCGAGGCCATTGAACGGGACATCTCCCACCCTTGCATCGTGGTGTGGGTGCCCTTCAATGAGTCCTGGGGCCTTCCAGAACTGGCCGAAAATCCTGTCACACGCCACTACCAGCATGCCCTGTACCACCTCACCCACACACTGGACGGCACCCGTCCGGTCAGTGCCAATGATGGCTGGGAGCAGGTCACAGGGGACCTGTACAGCATCCATGATTACGAGAGCAATCCCGAGAACATCTTTGCCCGCTACCAGTCTCCGGAAAGCATCGAAAAAACCAGCTGGCAACTGTGGCCCGGAGGAAGGCAGCAACGCCTGGAGACCTTCAATGCAGACCACAAACCGGTGATGCTGACCGAATTCGGAGGCATCGCCTTCATGACCGAAGGGGGATGGGGCTACTCCAAAGCCACCACTCCAGAAGAATTCCACAGGCAGTACGACGCCCTGCTGAAAGCTGTGCGCAAGGCGATGGACCTCAAGGGCCTGCATGGTTTCTGTTATACGCAACTCACCGACACCTACCAGGAACAGAATGGACTCCTCACCATGGCCCGCGAGCCCAAAATTCCCTTTGAAGACCTGCACCTGAGCACCAGAGGCGAATTTGATGCACAAAATCCACTGGGGTACTCCAGAAGGTGGCTGAACCGTGGCCGCTGA
- a CDS encoding family 4 glycosyl hydrolase: MIIGAGGMVFPLTLAADLLATPELHHCELVLMDLSLKRAERTLNAVQELCEHHQIQLQVSATDNQKEALQGAKYIFLTFQVGGIEAYRMDIEIPRAYGIDCVAGDTMNPGGIMRFLRSMNAFDQIAADVLEICPDALVLNYANPMAMNVMYLSHLGLDVVGLCHSIPGTAQVIADFLGMDAQLLAYQAAGINHQAFFLKLEVEGRDMQDDLREVLRKQFLPSYGGTTPWTEGGPTYVGGQERVRAELMETFGYFISESSHHVSEYVPYFRQEVFELKSHLVRRWDYLKGSLQVAGKEQEMTRGALENLKQNLCPSHEYGIKIIAAMESGTETTVYANVMNDGLIPNLPDDACVEVPCKVTSGGLLPVAVGKIPPQCAGLNLTNIALQRTIVDAVIEQDARAVRAGFALDPLTASVLDLPAIRQLAEDLLHAQGKWLPGWLQESRRLRAPHLPGPRQYKSFCLLPSSK; encoded by the coding sequence GTGATCATCGGGGCAGGAGGGATGGTTTTTCCCCTGACCCTGGCTGCAGACCTGCTGGCCACACCCGAGCTGCACCATTGTGAACTCGTCCTGATGGACTTGAGTCTAAAACGGGCAGAGCGCACTTTAAATGCCGTGCAGGAGCTCTGTGAGCACCACCAGATCCAGTTGCAGGTCTCTGCAACCGACAACCAGAAAGAAGCCCTGCAAGGTGCGAAATACATCTTTCTGACCTTTCAGGTGGGAGGCATCGAGGCCTACAGAATGGACATTGAGATTCCCCGCGCTTACGGGATTGACTGCGTGGCCGGAGACACCATGAATCCGGGCGGCATCATGCGGTTCCTGCGCAGTATGAATGCCTTTGACCAGATCGCAGCAGATGTGCTGGAGATCTGCCCGGATGCACTTGTGCTCAATTACGCCAACCCGATGGCCATGAACGTGATGTACCTGTCCCACCTGGGGCTGGATGTGGTGGGGCTCTGTCACTCCATTCCCGGAACAGCACAGGTGATCGCTGATTTTCTGGGGATGGATGCACAGCTTCTGGCGTATCAGGCTGCAGGCATCAACCACCAGGCCTTTTTCCTGAAACTGGAAGTGGAGGGCAGAGACATGCAGGACGATCTCAGAGAGGTCCTCAGAAAGCAGTTTCTGCCTTCTTATGGAGGAACCACCCCCTGGACGGAAGGAGGACCGACGTATGTTGGAGGTCAGGAAAGGGTGCGGGCCGAACTGATGGAGACTTTTGGGTACTTCATCAGTGAATCCAGCCACCATGTTTCGGAATACGTGCCCTATTTCCGCCAGGAAGTGTTTGAGCTAAAATCCCATCTGGTGCGCCGCTGGGATTACCTGAAAGGGTCTTTGCAGGTGGCTGGCAAAGAACAGGAGATGACCCGTGGGGCACTCGAAAACCTGAAGCAGAACCTGTGCCCCTCCCACGAGTATGGCATCAAGATCATCGCAGCAATGGAGTCTGGCACGGAAACCACCGTCTATGCCAACGTCATGAACGACGGCCTGATCCCCAACCTCCCCGATGATGCTTGCGTGGAGGTCCCCTGCAAGGTGACTTCTGGAGGCCTGCTGCCTGTTGCCGTGGGCAAAATCCCTCCGCAGTGTGCAGGCCTGAACCTCACCAACATTGCCCTGCAAAGGACGATTGTGGATGCCGTGATTGAGCAGGATGCAAGGGCCGTTCGGGCAGGATTTGCCCTGGACCCCCTCACCGCTTCTGTGCTAGATTTACCTGCCATCCGGCAACTGGCTGAGGACTTGCTTCACGCACAGGGGAAGTGGTTGCCAGGGTGGTTGCAGGAAAGCCGAAGGCTGAGGGCACCGCATTTGCCTGGCCCTCGGCAGTACAAATCCTTCTGCCTTCTGCCTTCTTCAAAATAG